tgacagagaaaggaagggggCCCAGATTTATTAACTCTTCCACTGTCCGCCATCCATGCCTGCTCACCCAAGGGTCTATTTAGtgcaggtctctctctctctctctctctctctcagtagaaacaaagtctcactatgttccccagactggtcttgaactcctggcctcaagctgccctcctgcctcagcctctcaaagtgctgggattagagtcatgtaccaccacgcccggcctcacaTTCTTGATGCAAAAGGAGCTTCAACCAAGCCTCCAGCCAAAACCTGTTCATTGTTCCCCGTGTGTTGGCTTTCTCTTGGGAGAGCCAGGAGGTGTGCCACACCAAAGCAGGTGCACCCAACCCTGGTATGCTCATGTCTCAGCAACCCCTGAGGCGTCTCATCTTCAGATCTTCTCTACTCCCCTATAACTAGGCTTTTGTTCTGGCTTACTTATACTGGCAGTACCAGACAGTATTCCAGCCCTTTTGCAATGAATCCATTTAGTCCTTCAAAATGAAACCTGTTCTCTCTGATTGTTTTCCTCCTACCTTATCACTGTTCACTGGGTTTCCACCTGCTGCCCATTTAAATCTGGTGTGGACTACGGCTGGAGGAGTGAGAGGCAAAAAGCCAGCACCTGGGTTGCTGGCCCTGCATCTGGGACTTGTAATAGAGCCCAAGAAGCTGACCCTTTTCCTAAATTCCCTCTCAGTCCTCCTAcaccaaaccaaacaaaccagaaagaaaaaaatccccacttaaataaacaaatccagAAAACACAACCCCATCACCCAAAATactgaaatggaaaacaaatctaCACTCTGGAGAGTTGATCTGAAACATACCAGAGCTGGAACTGCGTATGGTGGCCAGAAATGTGTTAGTCTGGGCAAATCTGTGGCCCCGTACAAGAAAAAGCTAACATTTTCCAAATAACAATGTGGGCACGTAACAACCGCATACAGTCACATGCTGTTGTTCCCTAAACCTGGGAATAGGGTTAGGCAGCTCTCCGTCTTGACATAGATTCCCTCTCTCCAGTACTCACTCATCCTGAAAAGCACAGCGTATGATGTCTGGACCAACTCTGGGCTGCTCTCAGCACTTATGGTCTCTGCCTCAGGTGGATTGCTTCCAGGATTGTGAGCAGGTTTTAAAACACATATCCCTCTCCAGCTCAAAACAGGACACGGTGAGACAGACAGGAGCAGGTCCTGGTGGGGCTCATTGTTTTTTAGGAAGGTACTGGAATCACATCTGAAAACACCCAGTGTGTCAGTATCAGATGCTCTTGCCAGGAATTCTGCAGATGCGGAAGCTCAAGTGTGATATGTACATCAGTAAATTCAGGATTTCCTGAAACCCATCCTGTGTTTCTTGTCTTAGCTGCCTGAAGGACTTCAGGAGCAGCTTTAGGTGGCTGAAAGATGTGATGTAAAGAAGCGGGATAGCTCAGAGCATCACAGAGTCGATGGCAGGAGATACAGGAGGATCCAGCTCTTTCTTTGATGTTGCTAAGATTCTGGATTTCTGCTTTGATGTTGGTGTGGAGGAAAGCTTATGACAGTACTTCTCAAATTGTTAAATATCTGCACAGATTTCTGAAGGGATCTTCTTACAAGGCAGATTCAGATTCTTTAGGTCTGGGAAGGGCCTGAGAGTCTGTATTTTTAGCAAGCTTCCAGATGAAGCCAAGGTCGCTGGTCCATGGCTACACTTTGAATACCATGGGCCTAAGGGTCAGGGGAATATCAGAGCCAAAGACGGCCAAAACATACTGGGACTGAGGATTGATGCCCAGAAGTGAGAAACAGGAAGACAGAGATAATCCATGGTGCACAAAAATAGAGTcacagaggctgaagtgagaacaGAGGAGGTCAGGGTGACAAAAAGAGGGACCGAGAAGGCCGAATTACAGATGCAGAGAGGGGCAAAGGCAGAGAAAACAAACACAGAGATGGAAGGTGGATAGGGACAGAGAGACTTGCAAAGACAAAGCCAAGttcaaggagaagagagaaggtaGAGAGTGAGGGAAGaggggcagggtggctcacacctgtaatcccagcactttgggaggccaaggagggctgaggtcaagagatcgagaccatcctggccaacgtggtgaaaccccgtgtctactccaaatacaaaaattagctgggtgtggtggcccatttctgtagtcccagctactcaggaggctgaggcaggagaatcacttgaacccaggaggcggaggttgcagtgaaccgagatttcgccattgcacttcagcctggcgacagagtgagactctgtctcaaaaaaaaaaaaaaaaaaagaaaaagaaaaaagaaaagaaaaaaagatgagggaAGAGGGGCTGCGGCTGGCTGTGGGCAGCCTGTGACTGGCAGTGAAGATGACAGGTGTAGACGGGACAAGACCTGCAGGTGCACAGACATGAAATTCCCCACTTTTctcacctcccagcctccccatACCTGCATCACTCTCTCCTTGCTCCTGCAACGCTCTCCCTCCCCATGGAACCTTCCACTACTGATTTCCCCTTCTCTTGCCTGTGTACTCAACCACTTTCTCTTAAGTGCACCCCTACAAGAAGGTTTTAAACACCTTCAAGTCTTTCCCACCTAAAGAAAAAAGACTCTCTTGACTCATATTTCTTTCTAGCTCCTGTCctatttctctttccccttttcaCAGCTCAAGAACTGTCTGCTTCCATCACCCTCCCCAAACACCCCTGCTAAGTTTCTGTTGGCACACATGTTGCTAAGTCTAATGGTCACTTTCCAGTCTTCTTTTGCTTGATCTCTCCCTCCTTCTGGCTAGCTTCTGGGACTTGATATTCCCCTGGGTTTCCTCTTGCCTGCTCCTTCTTTAACTCATCCTTTGTGATCTGATCTTTATATTTAGAGGGCCTTTACATTAGAGCTGGGCGAAGACTCCTCTCTTCACCCAGTGCTGTCTTTTCAGATGACCTCTTCCAAACCCACAGCCTCGATTGCCTTCTGTACACCAGTTTGCATTCCAGCCCAAACTCTTCCTGTGCAACTACAGCTGTGTTTACGTCTAAGCAATGTCTGCTCACCATCTTTACCGGGTCGAAACCAGATTtatgttcttccttcttctcccaaAGTGGTCTTCCTCACAGGTTTTGTGTGTCAGAACACAGAACCGTCATCTGTCTGGGTGTTCAAGCCAGAAACAGGGATTTCATCCTTGATAACTCCCTCCCAGTCTCTCCCCTCTTCCATATCTAACGCATCAGCAAAGTCTGTCAACTTTGTGCCCCAAATACCTTTTGATTTTGCTTGCTTTCCTCCATTTCCACTGCCACCACCCTACTCCAAATCTCCAACATCCCTCACCTAGGTGACAGCAACAGCCTCCTAAGCAGCCACTCCTAATCTGTCTTTCAAGCAACAAAGTGATCTTTGCAAAATGCAAATCTGGTTGTCGTGGCCTACTGCTTAAAACCCCTCAGCAGTCTCCCTTGGCTCTGGGAATAAAGGGCCAACTCCAGGCAATCTTTCTAGAATCTTCTGAACTCACTTGTGCCCCAGGCCTTCCAGCTATACTGGCTTTCTTTCAGTTACTTGGCTAAGCTACTTTCTGCCACCGGACAGTTGCATATGCTGCGTCTGTAGAACTCCGCTGTCCAACAcggtagccactggccacatgtgcTTGTTGAGCATTTAAAAGGTGGCTAGAGCAACTGAAGAACTGAATTACTGacgttatttaattttaattaaccaaatttaaaatttaaaaatgtatttcagccgggcgcggtggctcaagcctgtaatcccagcactctgggaggctgaggcgggtggatcacgaggtcaagagatcgagaccatcctggtcaacatggtgaaaccccgtctctactaaaaaatacaaaacattagctgggcatggtggcgcgtgcctgtattcccagctactccggaggctgaggcaggagaattgcctgaacccaggaggcggaggttgcagtgaaccgagatcgcgccattgcacgccagcctgggtaacaagagtgaaactccgtctcaaaaaaaaaaaaaaaaaaaaaaaaaacgtatttcATTCAGTTACTGAAAAACTGTTAAGTGTTCTTAAAACAACTTGGGTATGGCTATCTTCTTTTTCAACTTTAGTTTTAATGCAATGTCATTATGGATCAGGTATTTCTGGTGAAAATTTAGCATCCAAATTAAGATATGCTATGAGtgtaaaaatacacacagaacaTTGAAgacttagttttaaaaatgtaaaagatctCACTAATAATTTTTTACCTTGATtgcatgttaaaaaaataatagcttGGGTCAGGtacagtagcttatgcctataatcccagcactttgggaagccaaggtgagaggattgcttgaggccaggagttcaagaccagcctgggcaatatagtgagacctcgtctctatgagaaaaaaaaaaaaaaaaagtaggggggtcgggcgcagtggcccacgcctgtaattccagaactttgggaggctgaggcgaacaGATCATCTGCAGTTGGGAgtccaagagcagcctgaccaacatggagaaaccctgtctctactaaaaatactaaattagccgggcatggtggcacatacctgcaatcccagctactcaggaggctgagacaggagaatcgcttgaacctgggaggtggaggttgcggtgagccgagatcacaccactgcgctccagcctgggcaacaagagcgaaactccatctcaaaaaaataaaataaaataaaataaaaataacactttgtatatatatagttaagtaacagatgtaattaaaattaatctcatctttttcttttttgtttttatactgtGGCTACTAGAAAAAATTTAGGGGggatttgttttagagatgggggcctcactatgcagcccaggctggtctcaaactcctgggctcaagtcatcctcccgtctttgcctcccaaagtgttaggattacagacatgagccaccctgcctagACAAAAAGTCTGAACAACATATGTGGCTCACATATTTCCAATAGACAGCACCTGTCTTTGTTTTAAATCCTTCTACCCGTCCTTCAGAGTTTGGCTCAAATATCATGTCCTCTGAGAAGCCTCCCTGAGAGGAggtatcttatttttattctgttgtaTGCCGTTTCCTAGCTGTACATAGATGCCAGTGGCCGCCTGCCCTTGGCTGCATCCTTTTGTAGTTATATATGCGTTTGTACAATTCCTTGGCGCGTGCCTACGATTTTCCCCACCAACTCCCAAGCTCCGCAAGAGCAAGGCCTGTGTTTGGCTCCTCCCTGGAAACCTAGCGCCTAGTCCGGAGCCTGGTACACACTTCAGAATGCCACAAGGAGTCATTCCATCCACTGCCCTCCCTTTGAGCAGGACTGCCCCAACCATCACTGGGAGCCTATGCACCCTTTTCCCACAGCAGTGCCACTAGCCCTTCAGAATACAGATTCTGCCTCTTCCAGATGGAAAGTCCTCCTTTATAGCTGACCAGAATCCCTCCTGCTGCAAGATGGTCGGGGTCCTTTGTCCCATCCTTTAAGGGGAATTACAGCAGCACTTCTCACATTTGGATAACACACCAATCATCAAGAATGTTGTTACAGTTCAGACTCTGGCTCACCAGGTCTGAAATGAGACCTGAGATTCTCATTCCTAACAAGCTGCCCCGTGACAACATTGCTGCTCCGGGCCACACTCTGAGTAACAAGGATATAGAGAGCCTGTTTACCACCCTCAGAGTATCCCCGATATTTTATTCCTTCTCTGCATGACCCTCTACTCAGCAGGCTATTTGCGGTCTCCTGAAATGCCCTGTCCCTTCTTGCTCCCACGCATACCTTGCCAATCTTCACACCTGCAAAGGAATGTGGTGCCTGTGGTTACTGCTGTTGTtgattttttggttttaatttgaaatgaACCTTTAAGCAGTTTTCAGAGTCAGGTTAGTCCTGATACGTATCATGGAAGGGTAACAGTACTCTCCAACGataagtcacacagctgggagtGCCGACTGGGGTGGGAAGAAGGCTTCTCCCCGGGTCACCAGCAGTCCTCAAGCTTGGCTCCCGTCTACCACACCGACTGGCCCGATCCCAGTAGCTTCTCCAGAAGGCTCCCCTCTGCAGTTTGGTCTCAGATGTGGGAAGCATTGTCTCTGACATGTCCACTGGGAGCACTGGAAACCAAGTGTGTACTGCTGGGCCGGAGGGATGGAAGTGTCTTCTGGTGGcctcaggtgtgtgtgtgtgtgtgtgtgtgtgtgtgtgtctgtctgtctgtctgtctgtctgtgtgtacatgcacacacatgtgtgcgTGTATGTATGGTTGTCTATGTGGACAGGGGTTTGAGTGTATATGTATCGTGTCTAtgtgtgaatggatggatggagtgtgtgtgtatgctttgCCCCCGACATTCCAGTTCGGGAAAGCTTTAATCACACAGAGCAGCACTGAACTTTTTCTGCATGGGCCTGGAGGCTGGACAGTGTCCCTAGGTGGGCCCTGCAGATGTGAGTGGCCCCACCGtcccttgctgctgctgctgttgctgcccCTTGCGTCTTCGAGAGCCAGTGCCCGCCTCCTTGCTCTCCTTCCTGGCCAGGTTCCTGTTGGCATTCTCCCGCCGGCCCtggcctcccttcctcctcttctgcccTGCAACAAGCAAACAGCAGGAAGAATCAACAAAGGATGTGCGAGGAGGCCCTGGGCATGGCCACAGGCCCTAGGAGGGGAGTGTGAGGAAGccaggaaggggaggcagggaggaggctggagactGCCGTTAGGTAGCTGGGTCATCGTGACCTCCTCTGGCAGCAGCCACTTCAGAGGACCCTGCGGCATGGGCGCTGGAAGGTATCCCAAGAGCCCTTTCACCCCCCAACCCTCAAGGCACATAAGACATCATCCTCTTCCTCATGGGTTCCTCAGACCTTGGATCCCAGTGGATCAAGAGCACTTCCTAGGTGTTCAGTGCACCCTTAGAACAGGCAGGACTGCCCCCATCCCCTACCCGCCACCAGCCACCTCTGGGGCCAGGCAAGAGCAGCGGCCACCTCCTTGCCAACTGCAGGCTGTGTGGCTTCGGTGGAATCACTACACCTCTCTGGGTCTTAGTGCCCCCTTTCCACCCACAAATCCGGCCTCCGAGGGGCCTTCTAGTATGAACATCCACTAGCTCAGAAGAAATGGGGAAACTGGAAGGATATTGCCCACAGAAGCTTCCAGCTTCTACCATACAGAGTCCTGGGGCCCTGTTCTCTTTCAGGACTTGACATCTGGATTGGACAGCATGAGATCGTAAGTTGCGGGTGCCCCATCTGGCCTTGCCCTGAAGCCTTCTCCTGAGCAGTGGGCAGCAAGCAGAAGTGGTGGGACCTGCTGTGGCCGGTGCCTGAGCTCTGACcccagggaggcggaggctgcagctcACCCTCAGGACACGGCACCCTCCTCACTGTGCACCTCCGGGTCTCCTTGGTGTCAGAGCAGGCAGAATGGTCCCCCCCAGGGGCCTGGAGCACTCTGCGTGTCCGCTCCTCGGAGCCCCTCCGGAAACCACAGAGCTTCTTCTTCTTGGAGCAGGGCCCCCAGGGGGACCACTCGCTCATTTCACATTGCGCTagcaggaagagaagagaagagagagaagaacaaGGAGGTGGGGATCAGGTCTCCATCCCTGGCCCAGAACACCCCAGCGGAGCGCCTCCCGCTTGCCTTCTGTCTGGACCTACAGGCATCTTTAGTCCAGAGGGCAGAAAAGTCCTTGGAGACCCAGAAAGGAGTGTAGGATGAGCTGTCCCTGCAAATTGCCCCAGCCCACCACTCTCTGGCCAGATGCCTACCTGGCTTCGCCTCCTGGGGTCCTGGACCCTCTGCCCACAGTACCTGCCGTGGCTTACCAGGACTACTGCACTCCGTGGTGCCATTGGCAGCTGAGGAGCCCGCAGGACAGGCTGGATAGCAGCGGCCCTTGTGCAGATACAAGCCCTCCTTGCACTTGGTGCAGAAGTTGTGGCTGAAGCAGGCCTCGCAGTGCTCAATCTTGCATTCTGAGGAGAGGACAGATTGGGGGCCTCTGGCCCAGCCTGGAGGGAACGTTTCCCCTCGTCCCCAGCCCCAACCCCCTCCCTTCCGTCCACACCCAACGACATGGAGGGCAGGACCCTGGCCTAGAGCTGCAGTTACTGCAGAGGACTCTGGGGAGGACAGGGAAAGGAAGGGCAGCAGCAGGCTGGACAGGGAAGAAGAAGCTGGAGTGGCTGCTCCCGAGAGCTAGCTGGGACTCCCACTACCATCAGCCAGCTCAAACTAGAACCCAGGCTCCATCCCTGGAACCCAAGGTGATGCTCCAGAGAGCAGTTTCAGAGGAGGAGGGTGGGACTCTCTGGGCTTGGTGGGGTGGGACAGGAGTGTTTTAGCATCTCACAGCATCCAGAGGGCCACCCTAAACAGAGTTGAACTGAGGGACAGAATGACCCCCAGAGAGTGGCTTCGTGATCTCCCCTTCCCTCATTGCCGGGCATTACAATGTCCCAAACTGTGGTTCTCCTCctgcctggggcaggaggagggggaagcCATCCCAGGGCAAATTCCTCTCCCTCTGCAAGGCTGAGTTCCAGGAACCACCTTGGTAGGACTCCTGGGTCCCTCCCTGATTCCCTGCTGCCAGTTCCCTCCTCTGGGGGAATGGGGGCAGGGTGGGTCCCGCAGGGCTTGGCTGGAAGCAGGCAGGGTCTTTCACAATCTCTCCTTCCCAGAGTGCAGGCAGGGCTGACTTCCTCCCAGATTCTGGCACCTGAAGCCCATGCTGCCAGTTTTCTAGAAGCTGGTGTAGCCAAGAGCTCCCGACCCTAAGCACCCGAGGACCAAGAGGACGGCTTCCAGGGTCCCACCTCCGTCCTCAGAAACTCCCATGTCCTCCATGCTTGTCTCAGCCTcgcctctccctttccctctttccttccctccctagTGCTCTGATTCCTGGGTTTGGTTGCCAGTcaattaagaacaaaaataagaacaatagcAGCGACCATTCATTGAGTGCCAGACACTAAGGCTTTACAGGTGTGTCTCGCAACAACCCTAGGGGGTAAAAACTCTTAAAGATGAGGCATTGAGAGCTTGAGAcatactcaaggtcacacagtgaagAAGCGGCAGAGTTGAGCTCAGAATCCAGTCTAGTCTTGGGCCAGTCATTTATGCTCCAGGTCTCAATGCTGTCAGCCCTGGAAAGGGCACCATCCCTTGGGTCCTGTCTCCCTCCCAATGTTGTTGTGAGGCTCAACTGATATGAGACCTGCAAATGCATTCTAAACGGGAAGGCATGAACAGGTGGTGGGGGCATTGGCACTGCTCCCCCGAGTGTGCCCACACGTGTCCCCAGCACATTGCAGGTGCAGCTCCATAGAAGGGGTGGAGATAGGATGGCATGTGCCTTGGAGCACGTGGAACTGCAGCTGGTGTGGAAACAGGGAGCCAGCAggccagggagaggagagagtggACGAGCAGGCTGTCTAGGCTTGGATCCCCTGCAGCCCATGTGGAGCTGATGGAGGTTTTTAAACAGAAGTGTGATGGGGTAAGGTATGTGTCTCAGAATGTGATGGGACAGGGTGTGTGTCTCAGAATGTGATGGGACAGGGTGTGTGTCTCAGAATGTGATGGGACAGGGTGTGTGTCTCAGAATGTGATGGGACAGGGTGTGTGTCTCAGGAGTGTGATGGGGTAGGGTGTGTGTCTCAGAATGTGATGGGACAGGGTGTGTGTCTCAGAATGTGATGGGACAGGGTGTGTGTCTCAGAATGTGATGGGACAGGGTGTATTTCTCAGGAGTGTGATGGGATAGGGTGTGTGTCTCAGAATGTGATGGGACAGGGTGTGTGTCTCAGGAGTGTGATGGGACAGGGTGTGTGTCTCAGAAGTGTGATGGGACAGGGTGTGTGTCTCAGAATGTGATGGGACAGGGTATGTGTCTCAGAATGTGATGGGACGGTGTGTGTCTCAGGAGTGTGATGGGATAGGGCGTGTGTCTCAGAATGTGATGGGACAGAGTGTGTGTCTCAGAATGTGATGGGACAGGGTGTGTTTCTCAGCATATGCTGGGACAGGGTGTGTGTCTCAGAATGCGATGGGACAGGGTGTGTGTCTCAGAATGTGATGGGGCAGGGTGTGTGTCTCAGAATGTGATGAGGTATTTTGTGTGTCTCAGAAGCCTCGTTCTGGCTGCAGTGCAGAAGGTGGGTTTCAGGGAAGCAGAGGAAGGCTGGGGGATGGATGAACAGGCTATTGCAATGGTCCAGGAGCAAGGTGCTGGGGGCCAGGGAGCCCGGGGAGGACAGTGGCAGTGAGGACCGAAAGGCGATGACAGGCAGGCTCTGGTGATTTGATGGATGGGGTGGGAGAGGTTGGCACCCAGGGCTATGGCTTGAGTGACAGGTTGGGTCATGGAGTGCGACCTGTGGGAATAGAGGTAGGGGCAGGTGCAGAGTCGGGAGACGGGGTCCTGCTATTTACACACCGAGTTGGAAGTGTGATGCTGGATACTTGAATTGGAGTCTCATCTCCTCTCCTCAGAGCCCCCTCTGCTCCTGTGGCCTGTCACCAATAGTTCAAAGCACCTTCCCCCAGTCCAGAGCTTCTAGAGCCTCCACCCCCGAGAGCCCTGCCCACACTCACTGATGCACTTGTTCATGTCGGGGTTGCGGGCGTCGAAGTATCCAGGTGGGCAGGACGGCAAGCAGACGCCCACCTGGCGGATGTCGTTCCTCTCCAGCAGGATGAACAGCTTGGGCGAGCACTTGAGGCAGCCGTTGACTTCAGAGCAGAGCTCACAGCCTTTGGCACAGGCCTGGCTCCCCTCGGCACTGACTGCAAAGGTGGAGCAGGCATGAGGAGGCGGCTGTGGGAGGGAACCTCGCCTATCCAGATTCCCACAAGGATGGGAAATGAATAGATCAGCGTTTCCTTCCATAGAAGGAATGTGCTTCTCAGAAACCACAGGCCAGGCTGGCAGCTCTCTGCAAGGCTGCTTTATATGTGGAAACCACAGGCCAGGCTGGCAGCTCTCTGCAAGGCTGCTTTATACTCCCCCCAGTAGCTTTTCTCCAGAGAGCTAGCACCGATGCGGTCCCGCGTGCCTCCCTAGCTCCAGGCACAGCACGAATTCATCCTCTAGGCTGGCTCCACCATCCCCAGAGAATCAACCCAAGCTGAACCCTTCCTGGAACTTATCCATTCTCCCCAGAGCACAAAACATTCAGCCTTAGGTATGGAAGGAGGGTTTTAAAAATCTCTgagagctgggcgcagtggctcatgcctgtaatcccagcacttcgtgaggcagaggcaggtagatcacgaggtcagaagatctaGACTATCCTCaccgagatggtgaaaccctgtccctaccaaaaatactaaaattagccgggcgtggtggcaggcacctgtaatcccagctactcaggaggctgaagcaggagaatcgcttgggagGCAAGATTGTggcaccgtactccagcctgggccacagagcgagactctgtcgcaagaaataaaaataaagataaatctcTGAGAAAGTTT
Above is a window of Saimiri boliviensis isolate mSaiBol1 chromosome 11, mSaiBol1.pri, whole genome shotgun sequence DNA encoding:
- the RSPO1 gene encoding R-spondin-1, with amino-acid sequence MRLGLCVVALVLSWTHLTIGGRGIKGKRQRRISAEGSQACAKGCELCSEVNGCLKCSPKLFILLERNDIRQVGVCLPSCPPGYFDARNPDMNKCIKCKIEHCEACFSHNFCTKCKEGLYLHKGRCYPACPAGSSAANGTTECSSPAQCEMSEWSPWGPCSKKKKLCGFRRGSEERTRRVLQAPGGDHSACSDTKETRRCTVRRVPCPEGQKRRKGGQGRRENANRNLARKESKEAGTGSRRRKGQQQQQQQGTVGPLTSAGPT